TGGTGGCCCACTGAGATGCGCCGCTTGCATAACAGCAGCAAGCAAGACATCAAGAGTTTCATTGCCACCATTTTTCCACGCCTGGCAAAAGCCGCCAGTCTTGATACGGCGGAGACGTGGATCCGTTTCAAAACCTTCACAAAGTCAAACGGAGCGTTGCAAAATGGCCACCGCGGGACGTCCCTCGCTCTGGCATTCGCGTTtgcggccaagaccaaagaCGCACATACGCACGTGTTCACCGGGAGAGAAATGGCCGCCCGTTCCAAAAACCAGGACTGGAAAAGTGTTTCTTGAAAACCGTGACCAGCCATCGTTGGAACGGCAGCTGTCCCAAAAGCCTGCTCATAGGCCAAGCGAGTTGCTCTTTCTTCAAGTCTTGGACATCTCCTTTGTGGATTCCGCCTGGACCTCGTTGATCTCTGTGTTGTCGGCACTTCAAAGTTAGCTTGGAGGTGCTGGCTGTCACGTGACACACGGGGCGTTTTCACTGGCATTCAGTTGCCACGGAGACCAGGAGGGCATGGAGCTTGTCTGTTACTTTTCTCACCAGGGAGAGCGGCCTCGACCACTCCACCGCGGACTCCTCAGCCACGCACGCCGAAGCTTCAGCCGGCGGGACAGCGACTTTTAGGCGACGGGGGGACTCGTCACACCGCCCGGGGAAGGGAAAAACACAGACGACACGGCCATCCGCGCCATTTTTTCTTTAGGTTTCGATTTTCTTATCCAGCTGACAAAAATCAAAACCTAAAAAAACCACGGAGCAGTGGTGTGAAGAGTGGCGGTCGTCACGGTGACCCGACAAAGTCGCCGCGAGGCGTTGTCATCCACGTCGACGACATCGTCCTGGAGACCGAGAGGCAGAGGGCACGGTTACTTTCCGGCGGAAGTTCAACGCGCCTGCCCAGCTAACTAGCGCGctactgctaaaaaaaaaaaaaaaaaagaaaaaaactacagtttttttccatgtataatgcgcccccatgtataatacgcaccctagaaatggcatgttggtgctggaaaaaagcctggacccatgtataatacgcactcaaatttggactcctacttaagtctgtaaatgtaaaattatttcagaaaaaagatcatctttgggaacaaccggatgttattctgccggtcagtatcactgcgcatgcgctagcaaactcgatagcgaagaaatgtttgggatttgtgtagggtacattgtgacagcaaacgagcaggtgatcgagcaagccttgtctgatacgagagcattgtgttcgtacggagcgtgtttgaagtgaacagcagagaagaaagcgcatctgtaatggcggcctccgtaccacatccggataaaaaataaaataaattttgtatttattttttttgtacccatgtataatgcgcaccccagattttaggacaataaattagttaaattttgcgcattatacatggcaaaaaacggtaatactgaTCCGGTTGTCTTCAATTCAAGCTATCCATTGGACTCTTTGCAGATATTTATGTCTGATGGCGAGCGGCCGGCCTTAAGACTCCTCACAATGATACTGAAGATATCCGAGACAAGACTTTGCCATTTGTTGGCGGGTAGGCCAAATTCACTGTTGGCAAGGGGGCACTGACCTGTGGTCAGCATGACAATTTCCCGCCCCAAACGACTCCCAACATCATGGCTGGATTGCGTGCCGTGCAAGATGActgcgcctcgcctcgcctcaccTGACCATTGATCATATGCCATGATGTCGTCAAACAGTATCGCGCGGGTCTCTTTATATTTACATCTCGTCGGCCACAAATACATTCTTGCCTGAGTTATACGTTGATCTTTTGGGCTTTCGTTTGTGCGAGCGGGTCGGTATTGCACGTCTTTCCTGGGGAAATCGAGGTGGTCCCAAAAGTCAATAAAAACAAACCGACGTGACGTCACGCGTCCTTCGGTGTGTCGTTTCAACTAGTCACAACTCCATTTCTGAGACGGCGAAAGAAAAGAGCCATTTGCCATAAAGACGACAAGGTTAACTCGTCAAACTCGCTTGCAAGCCAGCCAGTGAACCATGACGTCATCGCCGCAGCCTCAGTGCAGTAGGATGCGGTGCGCGCGCATGGCCTTGCTTGCTGCGGCAGCAAGCTCGCACGAAGACAACGACGACTTAAGTCGAAAGAGGTgaaaatgttgttttgtcctTACGCTGCGTGGACTCTTCCCACCAACCGTGACGAGCAGAGCGGCAAtcacttcttcctcctcctcctcctcctcctcctcctcctcctcctcccccccccctcctcctcctcctcctccttcagcACGTTCCGCCTCGCTCACTCAAGATGGCGGCCGGCGGCTGAGCTCAGACTTCCGCTCAGATAGCGCGCCGCCAGCGCCCCCTGCTGCACTGAAGGACAAATGCTAATTTAAGACGGCGGCCGGCGACAGACTTCCGCTCAGATAGTGCGCTCCCGGCGCCCCCTGCTTCACTGAAGGACAAATGCTAATTTAATGTTAATGACTCGCTGTTTATTATGTCTGTGCACTTGTTGCATTTGCTGCTCTTTGCTGCTCCTACTATTTGTGTTATCTGGGGTGTCTGGTGCTGTTTGGCTGTATGCACAGCCGCCCGCCCGAGTCAGTGTGACTCGCTGCAAACCAAATTCGGACACTTTGCAACTGCAGCCAGAAATACGTTTCGGTAGGTAACGTTGCACCTTGAGGTCAGACCGCTCCGAAAAGTCCGTGTGCTCAAAGCTGTTCTTGTGGTCAAGACGGTTCCAAGTGGTCAGACCGGTCCCGCGGATCAGATGAGTCCCCGCAGTTTGACCGGAGGCGTCTGAAGCCGTCGCCCAGAGGCGGGGCGCTTCGCTCCCTTAGCGTCGGTTCATCAGCGCCATCTCGTGGAGGTCTGACAGGGAACGTACGTGAACGGCGCCCCCAGGTGGCGGCGGGTGGAAGCGCACATTACCAGCGACTCACCTCCGACGACGTAGTATCGCTTCGGGGAGAATCGCTTCTGCGCGCGGGCGTTGATGGCGTGTCGGATGAAGCCGCGCTCCAGGAGCTCGGCGGCGTATCGGCGAGCGTCGGCGCGATTGGCGGCGCCCGCCACGTTCCGGCGCAGCCATCCGAGCGCGTCACCGCCTGAGCGAGCCACAAAGAGCGGCGCCCGACTCGACGGTGGGTTCGCACGCGTTGTCGGGGTTTGCGGGGGAGCGGCACGGCGCGGCACGgcgcggcacggcacggcacggcacggcacggcacggcacggcacggcacggcacggcacggcacggcacggcacggcacggcacggcacggcacggcacggcaggCGGCGCATGCACTTACCTGTGAAGGCGTCGGGGATGACCACCTTGAGCCACGTCCGGTCGCGAACCACCACGCCCGAATCGGTCCTTATCATCGCCGTGACGACCGCCGCCATGTCGCCGTCCACGCTCAGATGCTCGTCTTCACCTGGACGTCAAGCATGCAGTGTCATGAATACACCTCCGTGGACTGATGTCACGCGGGGGGGTTGGTATGTTACCGTAAGGTGGGAGGAGTTTCCCCGTCACGGCGGCCGTGTGGGACACCCAGGAGGCGGGATCGATTGGACGCACCGGCTCACCTCCGGAACAACGCGCTTGTCAAATGAGGCACCATGCAGCGACTGGCCCTTTTGCGTCACTGACCTCTTGGCAAGGTGAAAAGGCCGTCGGGCGGTGGCTCCCAAAACCGCAACAACGTCAGTGAGAGCGGACTGCGCGCACGTAGTCACATAAACAACACATCTGCAGCCATGACGGATGCTAAACTGAGACACTAGGTGACGCTCCCTCACGCTTACCCCGGCTTCTGGAAGGCGTCTCTGAGAACTTGGACGGCCTGCGAGCTGGTTGCCTTCTCTACGTTCACCTCGTTCACCTGACGATGACATCATGGTTTTCATCATAGTTATCGTCGTCATCAGGTCACACGCAGCACGTGCCAGGTAAAATCAGTGGCCACCATCGTTGTGATGACGTCATCACGCGCGGTTCGCAGCCGTCTGCACTACTGTATATTCATATCGAAGCTCCGATGGACTTTGCGTTCGTAATGAGGCAGTCACTATGCGCTGCTGCCCACATATTTCAGTGATGACTGACTAGTGAGTATAGCACGCGTGCAGGCGCGCGCGCGTCACCCGTATCAAGACGTCTCCGGCGCGCACGCGTCCGTCGGCCGCCACAGCGCCGTTCTCCACGACGGATCCGATGTACACGCCGGCACCTTTGTCCCGGCTTTCAGCGACCACGCCGATGCCCAGAAAACCACACTTGTCTGCACGGACGCACACACATTGATCAGAGAGGAAATGCAGCCACGTCGCAGACTACGACCAAAACCGCCATGTGAACGGTTGGACTTTAGAAGAAAGGCTGCCGTAGCTCTACAAATAGATACAAGTCGCATATGATGACGTCGCTCACCCACCCGTGTCCAAAGTGACGCTCAGCATGTTGATTGAAATGGACGAGTCGCTCGCGCTGCTGTCGGATTTGGgctgacacgcacacgcacacgcacgcacacacagtcatCGCGTCAGC
This genomic window from Syngnathus typhle isolate RoL2023-S1 ecotype Sweden linkage group LG6, RoL_Styp_1.0, whole genome shotgun sequence contains:
- the LOC133155607 gene encoding segment polarity protein dishevelled homolog DVL-3-like, translated to MLSVTLDTDKCGFLGIGVVAESRDKGAGVYIGSVVENGAVAADGRVRAGDVLIRVNEVNVEKATSSQAVQVLRDAFQKPGPLSLTLLRFWEPPPDGLFTLPRGEPVRPIDPASWVSHTAAVTGKLLPPYGEDEHLSVDGDMAAVVTAMIRTDSGVVVRDRTWLKVVIPDAFTGGDALGWLRRNVAGAANRADARRYAAELLERGFIRHAINARAQKRFSPKRYYVVGDLHEMALMNRR